A genome region from Lytechinus pictus isolate F3 Inbred chromosome 14, Lp3.0, whole genome shotgun sequence includes the following:
- the LOC129275779 gene encoding uncharacterized protein LOC129275779 isoform X1 → MQQVVAYMLPDVRVRWDVRRKCGCSTTSLGVVVHRTEREKGSRRRLTDISASFLACSSCIKERHRHQFRLGKMILLTVLLQLIAVIHGAEDLPQGHLQPFGHHRPPDVVIDELYDLPDPQTFWDEYVSIEKAAIFRGAATRSPGFILWTEEYLSKAYGDVEVRLEGKRERKSGIPVGEKGLGRDTVRNFLQTFREKDTYIVSQLPEPMYQDFYIPPSISCGNMRNRIIEIDLWMSSGNTHSIIHKDAFNAINCLMKGTKYWKLIEFKYEKWLYKTWEPKRELGGNSQVDAHSIDLLKYPDIAKVRWSNITINAGDCLFLPKSYYHQVSSTGDPNMAVSVLFSRLTQFDDTGCDQTPIGFTPLSEVDVLWSWPGHGIMSMGNLDVWMLKANYMEFAEEYGEMTEEVMRNDVMTTFPELEEEEVRRTVHEAWNVIDKSGKGFLTTDDIDDLDVDTWREHCIRMTGHDPSNTEEFEFYYIDVGFIEELLDGLMDTYPEKITRSMFVKKYIGALGGTEKYADDIFDGLAGESSASATPEQVRANMDMALKKWKENAPIDSTPEIDDSFEMSDVHLLKEEL, encoded by the exons ATGCAACAGGTGGTAGCCTATATGTTACCAGACGTACGTGTACGTTGGGATGTACGTCGTAAGTGTGGTTGTAGTACTACTAGCCTGGGAGTGGTTGTGCACaggacagaaagagagaaaggttcTCGCAGAAGATTGACTGATATCTCAGCATCATTCTTGGCCTGTTCCAGTTGTATAAAAG AAAGACATCGACATCAATTCAGGCTTGGAAAGATGATTCTACTTACAGTCCTCCTTCAGCTAATCGCAGTCATCCATGGAGCAGAAGATCTTCCCCAGGGTCACCTCCAGCCGTTTGGTCATCATCGACCACCAGACGTGGTCATTGATGAACTCTATGACTTGCCAGACCCACAGACCTTCTGGGATGAGTACGTGTCTATCGAGAAAGCTGCAATTTTCCGGGGAGCTGCCACTCGCAGTCCCGGCTTCATCCTGTGGACCGAGGAATATCTAAGCAAAGCCTATGGAGACGTTGAGGTTCGACTGGAAGGCAAGCGTGAGAGAAAAAGCGGTATCCCCGTTGGAGAGAAAGGTCTGGGTCGGGATACTGTACGCAACTTCCTCCAGACATTCCGCGAGAAGGACACCTACATTGTCTCACAGCTGCCGGAGCCAATGTACCAAGACTTCTATATCCCACCGAGCATCTCCTGCGGGAACATGCGTAACCGCATCATCGAGATCGACCTATGGATGAGTTCCGGAAACACACATAGTATCATCCACAAAGATGCATTCAACGCCATAAACTGCTTGATGAAGGGCACCAAGTATTGGAAGCTCATTGAGTTCAAGTATGAGAAGTGGCTCTACAAGACGTGGGAACCAAAGAGAGAGCTTGGAGGCAACTCACAGGTTGATGCCCACAGCATTGATCTTCTGAAGTATCCTGACATTGCCAAAGTCAGGTGGTCCAACATCACTATCAATGCAGGAGACTGCTTGTTCTTACCTAAAT CGTATTATCATCAGGTGTCATCGACGGGCGACCCCAATATGGCCGTCTCTGTACTCTTTTCTAGGCTTACCCAGTTTGACGATACAGGATGTGACCAGACTCCTATTGGTTTTACTCCATTGAGTGAGGTTGATGTTCTCTGGAGCTGGCCGGGACATGGAATCATGAGTATGGGTAATTTGGATGTCTGGATGTTAAA aGCCAATTACATGGAGTTTGCCGAGGAGTATGGTGAAATGACTGAAGAGGTTATGAGAAATGATGTAATGACAACTTTCCCAGAACTAGAGGAGGAAGAAGTCAGGAGAACTGTGCATGAG GCATGGAATGTTATCGACAAGTCGGGCAAGGGTTTCTTGACGACAGACGATATCGATGATCTTGACGTTGATACATGGAGAGAACATTGCATACGTATGACGGGACACGATCCTTCTAATACAGAGGAGTTTGAATTCTACTACATTGATGTTGGATTTATTGA gGAGCTTTTGGATGGGCTAATGGATACTTACCCAGAGAAGATTACAAGGTCCATGTTTGTCAAGAAATACATTGGTGCTCTCGGAGGGACAGAAAAATATGCAGATGAT ATATTTGATGGGCTAGCTGGAGAATCGAGTGCTTCAGCCACCCCTGAACAGGTCAGAGCCAATATGGACATGGCGTTGAAGAAATGGAAAGAGAATGCCCCTATTGATTCAACTCCAGAGATTGATGACTCCTTTGAAATGAGTGATGTTCATTTGTTAAAAGAAGAACTCTAA
- the LOC129275779 gene encoding uncharacterized protein LOC129275779 isoform X2, producing the protein MQQVVAYMLPDVRVRWDVRQRHRHQFRLGKMILLTVLLQLIAVIHGAEDLPQGHLQPFGHHRPPDVVIDELYDLPDPQTFWDEYVSIEKAAIFRGAATRSPGFILWTEEYLSKAYGDVEVRLEGKRERKSGIPVGEKGLGRDTVRNFLQTFREKDTYIVSQLPEPMYQDFYIPPSISCGNMRNRIIEIDLWMSSGNTHSIIHKDAFNAINCLMKGTKYWKLIEFKYEKWLYKTWEPKRELGGNSQVDAHSIDLLKYPDIAKVRWSNITINAGDCLFLPKSYYHQVSSTGDPNMAVSVLFSRLTQFDDTGCDQTPIGFTPLSEVDVLWSWPGHGIMSMGNLDVWMLKANYMEFAEEYGEMTEEVMRNDVMTTFPELEEEEVRRTVHEAWNVIDKSGKGFLTTDDIDDLDVDTWREHCIRMTGHDPSNTEEFEFYYIDVGFIEELLDGLMDTYPEKITRSMFVKKYIGALGGTEKYADDIFDGLAGESSASATPEQVRANMDMALKKWKENAPIDSTPEIDDSFEMSDVHLLKEEL; encoded by the exons ATGCAACAGGTGGTAGCCTATATGTTACCAGACGTACGTGTACGTTGGGATGTACGTC AAAGACATCGACATCAATTCAGGCTTGGAAAGATGATTCTACTTACAGTCCTCCTTCAGCTAATCGCAGTCATCCATGGAGCAGAAGATCTTCCCCAGGGTCACCTCCAGCCGTTTGGTCATCATCGACCACCAGACGTGGTCATTGATGAACTCTATGACTTGCCAGACCCACAGACCTTCTGGGATGAGTACGTGTCTATCGAGAAAGCTGCAATTTTCCGGGGAGCTGCCACTCGCAGTCCCGGCTTCATCCTGTGGACCGAGGAATATCTAAGCAAAGCCTATGGAGACGTTGAGGTTCGACTGGAAGGCAAGCGTGAGAGAAAAAGCGGTATCCCCGTTGGAGAGAAAGGTCTGGGTCGGGATACTGTACGCAACTTCCTCCAGACATTCCGCGAGAAGGACACCTACATTGTCTCACAGCTGCCGGAGCCAATGTACCAAGACTTCTATATCCCACCGAGCATCTCCTGCGGGAACATGCGTAACCGCATCATCGAGATCGACCTATGGATGAGTTCCGGAAACACACATAGTATCATCCACAAAGATGCATTCAACGCCATAAACTGCTTGATGAAGGGCACCAAGTATTGGAAGCTCATTGAGTTCAAGTATGAGAAGTGGCTCTACAAGACGTGGGAACCAAAGAGAGAGCTTGGAGGCAACTCACAGGTTGATGCCCACAGCATTGATCTTCTGAAGTATCCTGACATTGCCAAAGTCAGGTGGTCCAACATCACTATCAATGCAGGAGACTGCTTGTTCTTACCTAAAT CGTATTATCATCAGGTGTCATCGACGGGCGACCCCAATATGGCCGTCTCTGTACTCTTTTCTAGGCTTACCCAGTTTGACGATACAGGATGTGACCAGACTCCTATTGGTTTTACTCCATTGAGTGAGGTTGATGTTCTCTGGAGCTGGCCGGGACATGGAATCATGAGTATGGGTAATTTGGATGTCTGGATGTTAAA aGCCAATTACATGGAGTTTGCCGAGGAGTATGGTGAAATGACTGAAGAGGTTATGAGAAATGATGTAATGACAACTTTCCCAGAACTAGAGGAGGAAGAAGTCAGGAGAACTGTGCATGAG GCATGGAATGTTATCGACAAGTCGGGCAAGGGTTTCTTGACGACAGACGATATCGATGATCTTGACGTTGATACATGGAGAGAACATTGCATACGTATGACGGGACACGATCCTTCTAATACAGAGGAGTTTGAATTCTACTACATTGATGTTGGATTTATTGA gGAGCTTTTGGATGGGCTAATGGATACTTACCCAGAGAAGATTACAAGGTCCATGTTTGTCAAGAAATACATTGGTGCTCTCGGAGGGACAGAAAAATATGCAGATGAT ATATTTGATGGGCTAGCTGGAGAATCGAGTGCTTCAGCCACCCCTGAACAGGTCAGAGCCAATATGGACATGGCGTTGAAGAAATGGAAAGAGAATGCCCCTATTGATTCAACTCCAGAGATTGATGACTCCTTTGAAATGAGTGATGTTCATTTGTTAAAAGAAGAACTCTAA
- the LOC129275779 gene encoding bifunctional peptidase and arginyl-hydroxylase JMJD5-like isoform X3 produces MILLTVLLQLIAVIHGAEDLPQGHLQPFGHHRPPDVVIDELYDLPDPQTFWDEYVSIEKAAIFRGAATRSPGFILWTEEYLSKAYGDVEVRLEGKRERKSGIPVGEKGLGRDTVRNFLQTFREKDTYIVSQLPEPMYQDFYIPPSISCGNMRNRIIEIDLWMSSGNTHSIIHKDAFNAINCLMKGTKYWKLIEFKYEKWLYKTWEPKRELGGNSQVDAHSIDLLKYPDIAKVRWSNITINAGDCLFLPKSYYHQVSSTGDPNMAVSVLFSRLTQFDDTGCDQTPIGFTPLSEVDVLWSWPGHGIMSMGNLDVWMLKANYMEFAEEYGEMTEEVMRNDVMTTFPELEEEEVRRTVHEAWNVIDKSGKGFLTTDDIDDLDVDTWREHCIRMTGHDPSNTEEFEFYYIDVGFIEELLDGLMDTYPEKITRSMFVKKYIGALGGTEKYADDIFDGLAGESSASATPEQVRANMDMALKKWKENAPIDSTPEIDDSFEMSDVHLLKEEL; encoded by the exons ATGATTCTACTTACAGTCCTCCTTCAGCTAATCGCAGTCATCCATGGAGCAGAAGATCTTCCCCAGGGTCACCTCCAGCCGTTTGGTCATCATCGACCACCAGACGTGGTCATTGATGAACTCTATGACTTGCCAGACCCACAGACCTTCTGGGATGAGTACGTGTCTATCGAGAAAGCTGCAATTTTCCGGGGAGCTGCCACTCGCAGTCCCGGCTTCATCCTGTGGACCGAGGAATATCTAAGCAAAGCCTATGGAGACGTTGAGGTTCGACTGGAAGGCAAGCGTGAGAGAAAAAGCGGTATCCCCGTTGGAGAGAAAGGTCTGGGTCGGGATACTGTACGCAACTTCCTCCAGACATTCCGCGAGAAGGACACCTACATTGTCTCACAGCTGCCGGAGCCAATGTACCAAGACTTCTATATCCCACCGAGCATCTCCTGCGGGAACATGCGTAACCGCATCATCGAGATCGACCTATGGATGAGTTCCGGAAACACACATAGTATCATCCACAAAGATGCATTCAACGCCATAAACTGCTTGATGAAGGGCACCAAGTATTGGAAGCTCATTGAGTTCAAGTATGAGAAGTGGCTCTACAAGACGTGGGAACCAAAGAGAGAGCTTGGAGGCAACTCACAGGTTGATGCCCACAGCATTGATCTTCTGAAGTATCCTGACATTGCCAAAGTCAGGTGGTCCAACATCACTATCAATGCAGGAGACTGCTTGTTCTTACCTAAAT CGTATTATCATCAGGTGTCATCGACGGGCGACCCCAATATGGCCGTCTCTGTACTCTTTTCTAGGCTTACCCAGTTTGACGATACAGGATGTGACCAGACTCCTATTGGTTTTACTCCATTGAGTGAGGTTGATGTTCTCTGGAGCTGGCCGGGACATGGAATCATGAGTATGGGTAATTTGGATGTCTGGATGTTAAA aGCCAATTACATGGAGTTTGCCGAGGAGTATGGTGAAATGACTGAAGAGGTTATGAGAAATGATGTAATGACAACTTTCCCAGAACTAGAGGAGGAAGAAGTCAGGAGAACTGTGCATGAG GCATGGAATGTTATCGACAAGTCGGGCAAGGGTTTCTTGACGACAGACGATATCGATGATCTTGACGTTGATACATGGAGAGAACATTGCATACGTATGACGGGACACGATCCTTCTAATACAGAGGAGTTTGAATTCTACTACATTGATGTTGGATTTATTGA gGAGCTTTTGGATGGGCTAATGGATACTTACCCAGAGAAGATTACAAGGTCCATGTTTGTCAAGAAATACATTGGTGCTCTCGGAGGGACAGAAAAATATGCAGATGAT ATATTTGATGGGCTAGCTGGAGAATCGAGTGCTTCAGCCACCCCTGAACAGGTCAGAGCCAATATGGACATGGCGTTGAAGAAATGGAAAGAGAATGCCCCTATTGATTCAACTCCAGAGATTGATGACTCCTTTGAAATGAGTGATGTTCATTTGTTAAAAGAAGAACTCTAA